The following coding sequences lie in one Hippopotamus amphibius kiboko isolate mHipAmp2 chromosome 7, mHipAmp2.hap2, whole genome shotgun sequence genomic window:
- the ADRA2B gene encoding alpha-2B adrenergic receptor, translated as MDHQEPYSVQATAAIAAVITFLILFTIFGNALVILAVLTSRSLRAPQNLFLVSLAAADILVATLIIPFSLANELLGYWYFWRTWCEVYLALDVLFCTSSIVHLCAISLDRYWAVSRALEYNSKRTPRRIKCIILTVWLIAAVISLPPLIYKGDQAPQPRGRPQCKLNQEAWYILASSIGSFFAPCLIMILVYLRIYLIAKRSHRRGPRAKRGPGEGKQPRPAPGEVSASATLPTRAPQLAAAGEANGCSQPTGEKDEGETPEDSGTPALPPSWPALPSSGQGQKEGVCGTSPEEEAEEEEEEEEEEGCEPRALPASPASACSPSLQQPQASRVLATLRGQVLLGRGEGTAAGQWWRRRTQLTREKRFTFVLAVVIGVFVLCWFPFFFSYSLGAICPQHCKVPHGLFQFFFWIGYCNSSLNPVIYTIFNQDFRRAFRRILCRQWTQTAWKQLPTLHPGTPSTHQASSSAGTYGLHPLPTGGSSNDTQPPP; from the exons ATGGACCACCAGGAGCCCTACTCGGTGCAGGCCACTGCGGCTATCGCGGCGGTCATCACCTTCCTCATCCTTTTCACCATCTTCGGCAACGCTCTGGTCATCTTGGCTGTGCTGACAAGCCGCTCGCTGCGCGCCCCTCAGAACCTGTTCCTAGTGTCGCTGGCTGCCGCCGACATCCTGGTTGCCACGCTCATTATCCCTTTCTCGCTGGCCAACGAGCTGCTGGGCTACTGGTACTTCTGGCGCACCTGGTGCGAGGTGTACCTGGCGCTCGACGTGCTCTTCTGCACCTCCTCCATCGTACACCTGTGTGCCATCAGCCTGGACCGCTACTGGGCCGTGAGCCGCGCGCTGGAGTACAACTCCAAGCGCACCCCGCGCCGCATCAAATGCATCATTCTAACCGTGTGGCTCATCGCAGCCGTCATCTCGCTGCCGCCCCTCATCTACAAGGGCGACCAGGCTCCCCAGCCCCGCGGGCGCCCTCAGTGCAAGCTCAACCAAGAGGCCTGGTACATCCTGGCCTCCAGCATTGGATCTTTCTTTGCACCCTGCCTTATCATGATCCTTGTCTACCTGCGCATCTACCTGATCGCCAAGCGCAGCCACCGCAGAGGCCCCAGGGCCAAGCGGGGCCCCGGGGAGGGTAAGCAGCCCCGCCCTGCCCCTGGGGAAGTTTCAGCCTCAGCCACATTGCCCACTCGTGCCCCTCAACTGGCTGCTGCTGGAGAGGCCAACGGATGCTCCCAGCCCACTGGGGAGAAGGATGAGGGGGAGACCCCTGAAGACTCTGGGACCCCCGCCTTGCCACCCAGCTGGCCCGCCCTTCCCAGCTCAGGCCAGGGTCAGAAGGAAGGTGTTTGTGGGACATCTCCAGAGGAGGAggctgaagaggaggaggaggaggaggaggaggaggggtgtgAGCCGCGGGCCTTGCCAGCGTCTCCCGCCTCAGCGTGCAGCCCATCTCTGCAGCAGCCGCAGGCTTCCCGGGTGCTGGCGACCCTACGTGGCCAGGTGCTCctgggcaggggcgagggcactGCGGCGGGGCAGTGGTGGCGGCGTCGGACACAGCTGACCCGGGAGAAGCGGTTCACGTTTGTGCTGGCCGTGGTCATCGGCGTCTTCGTGCTCTGCTGGTTCCCCTTCTTCTTCAGCTACAGCCTGGGTGCCATCTGCCCTCAGCACTGCAAGGTGCCCCACGGCCTCTTCCAGTTCTTCTTCTGGATCGGCTACTGCAACAGCTCGCTGAACCCGGTCATCTACACCATCTTCAACCAGGACTTTCGTCGTGCCTTCCGAAGGATCCTTTGCCGCCAGTGGACCCAGACGGCCTG GAAGCAGCTCCCCACCCTGCACCCTGGAACCCCCTCCACCCACCAGGCTTCCTCCTCTGCTGGCACTTATGGTCTCCATCCCCTTCCCACCGGAGGCTCAAGTAATGACACTCAGCCACCTCCCTGA